One genomic region from Arthrobacter pigmenti encodes:
- a CDS encoding maleylpyruvate isomerase family mycothiol-dependent enzyme: protein MTAIWPTVHAERIALADDLEALTPEQWATPSLCSGWDVHDVVAHLIATAKITPWSFIKHFAAAGFDFDKANANEVSDERKGSPAETLSSFRAVQFRTSSPPAPKDTRLVEAFVHGEDIRRPLGIVRDYPAAAVVRALALQARTSVAVGGGKGLIAGLTLTATDAEFIHGTGPTVEGSAISLLMAVSGRRTALADLSGPGKPVLEARYPARAGD from the coding sequence ATGACCGCCATCTGGCCCACCGTGCACGCAGAACGAATAGCCCTTGCGGACGATCTCGAAGCGCTGACACCCGAGCAGTGGGCGACGCCGTCGTTATGTTCAGGCTGGGACGTGCACGACGTCGTCGCGCACCTGATTGCCACCGCCAAGATCACACCCTGGAGCTTCATCAAGCACTTCGCGGCGGCCGGTTTCGACTTCGACAAGGCGAACGCAAACGAAGTATCGGATGAGCGAAAGGGAAGCCCGGCGGAGACGCTCTCCTCATTTCGCGCCGTCCAGTTTCGCACCTCATCTCCACCGGCACCCAAGGACACACGGCTCGTCGAGGCGTTCGTGCATGGTGAGGACATCCGCCGGCCCCTCGGTATCGTGCGCGACTACCCGGCTGCCGCCGTCGTACGTGCCCTTGCGCTGCAAGCGCGCACCAGCGTTGCGGTGGGCGGCGGGAAAGGCCTAATAGCCGGTCTTACCCTCACCGCGACCGATGCTGAGTTCATCCACGGTACGGGACCCACCGTTGAGGGATCGGCGATCTCACTGCTGATGGCGGTATCGGGCCGCAGGACCGCCCTGGCGGACCTCAGCGGTCCGGGGAAGCCCGTTTTGGAAGCTCGTTATCCAGCGAGGGCAGGCGACTGA
- a CDS encoding TfoX/Sxy family protein, whose product MPDWELADRIRYALATQGAVREKKMFGGLSFMVNGKMVVSVRRDGDLLVRIDPRRSGELLAVSGARPAEMGADRPMGDGWISVGPEATATGEGLSFWLGVALEYNARIRNEDG is encoded by the coding sequence GTGCCTGATTGGGAACTGGCGGATCGCATCCGCTATGCGTTGGCAACGCAGGGCGCGGTGCGCGAGAAGAAGATGTTCGGCGGGCTCTCCTTCATGGTGAACGGGAAGATGGTGGTGAGCGTAAGGCGCGACGGCGATTTGCTGGTGCGCATAGATCCCCGCCGCAGCGGCGAATTGCTTGCTGTCAGCGGCGCGCGGCCCGCTGAGATGGGTGCCGATCGGCCCATGGGAGATGGCTGGATTTCGGTGGGCCCGGAAGCGACGGCCACGGGGGAGGGGCTCTCCTTCTGGCTTGGTGTGGCCCTTGAGTACAACGCGCGCATCCGAAACGAGGACGGCTAG
- a CDS encoding phosphotransferase yields the protein MSGDQETSRAEAVRAGLERDVVEFSPASIYEWGPVYRARLTTADGREADAVVKPTLSDPGQAAALGRWQTHLHNAGFPCVRPLTLAATELPVHAAETAWMAYPWIEGTVWPGTTAFIMAAGRGLGIFHRESFTFDDAGLPRFEWPKFSAESVSEDVEAIQQVCREHAQSLEGGDYPLGAAEAASRWVGELEAFHSEPLPAIRDAGLPSCAVSLDYRASNLIYADESQIPTFIDFENGEVAPRLLDLALSVLLFASEAKNNPGRLFSSEEWKAYLAGYVAEAPPLTADETELWPAALKYMRLEWGTWQLTEGAEWHLPGQQEFLLDLLTVQDAERFPLRT from the coding sequence GTGAGCGGTGATCAGGAAACTAGCCGAGCGGAAGCGGTCCGCGCAGGTTTGGAGCGCGACGTCGTCGAATTCAGTCCTGCCTCGATCTACGAATGGGGGCCTGTCTACCGAGCGCGGCTTACGACCGCCGACGGCAGGGAAGCTGACGCTGTCGTCAAGCCGACGCTGTCCGATCCGGGCCAGGCGGCCGCTCTGGGGAGGTGGCAGACGCACCTACACAATGCAGGCTTTCCGTGCGTTCGCCCGCTGACACTGGCTGCAACGGAGCTACCGGTGCACGCCGCCGAAACTGCCTGGATGGCGTACCCCTGGATCGAGGGGACTGTCTGGCCGGGCACTACGGCATTCATCATGGCCGCAGGGCGTGGACTGGGAATCTTCCATCGCGAATCCTTCACTTTCGACGACGCCGGCTTGCCCCGCTTCGAGTGGCCGAAATTCAGTGCGGAATCGGTGAGCGAGGACGTTGAGGCGATCCAGCAGGTCTGCAGGGAGCACGCCCAATCATTGGAGGGCGGGGATTATCCGCTCGGCGCTGCCGAGGCCGCTTCGCGTTGGGTAGGAGAGCTGGAAGCGTTTCACTCCGAACCACTTCCAGCAATTCGGGACGCAGGCCTTCCCAGCTGCGCAGTGAGCCTGGACTACCGTGCATCGAACCTCATCTACGCCGACGAGAGCCAGATTCCGACCTTCATCGATTTCGAGAACGGTGAAGTTGCACCAAGGCTGCTGGACCTTGCACTCTCTGTCCTGCTGTTCGCCAGCGAGGCGAAGAATAACCCCGGCCGCCTCTTCTCGAGCGAAGAATGGAAGGCATACCTGGCGGGCTACGTGGCGGAGGCGCCCCCTCTTACCGCGGATGAAACTGAGCTATGGCCAGCAGCCCTGAAGTATATGCGTCTTGAATGGGGCACCTGGCAACTGACTGAAGGGGCCGAGTGGCACCTGCCTGGTCAACAGGAATTTCTGCTTGACTTGCTCACCGTCCAGGATGCGGAGCGCTTCCCGCTGCGGACGTAG
- a CDS encoding SDR family NAD(P)-dependent oxidoreductase, whose amino-acid sequence MSRTILVTGGSNGIGRAIAQQFVEAGDRVIITGRTSNRLRATAESLGCEHIRSDAGNPDDVAALFDELNGHVDVLVNNAGGFAPRPTNEEENPINATASQWMENLRLNLLSAVLMTTACQPRLRPGSAVIHLGSIGAEYAGNAYSTAKAALAAWNAGLSAQLGPNGITTNVIAAGYIEDTDLFHGGMRDERRAKLIAATHDKRAGDAADIAATAFFLASPGARHITGQTIHVNGGAHTTR is encoded by the coding sequence ATGAGCAGGACAATACTGGTCACCGGTGGAAGCAATGGAATTGGACGTGCGATCGCGCAACAGTTCGTCGAAGCAGGTGATCGGGTCATCATCACTGGACGTACCTCGAATCGACTCCGAGCGACTGCCGAAAGCCTCGGGTGCGAGCACATTCGATCCGACGCCGGCAATCCGGATGACGTTGCGGCACTCTTCGACGAGCTGAATGGCCACGTGGACGTACTCGTAAACAATGCGGGCGGCTTTGCTCCGCGGCCAACTAATGAAGAAGAAAACCCGATCAATGCGACTGCTTCACAGTGGATGGAGAACCTGCGGCTGAATCTGCTGTCGGCGGTTCTCATGACGACAGCCTGCCAACCACGTCTGCGCCCCGGCTCTGCGGTCATTCATCTGGGTTCGATTGGAGCCGAGTACGCAGGCAATGCCTACTCCACTGCTAAAGCAGCCCTTGCGGCCTGGAACGCAGGGCTCTCCGCCCAGCTTGGGCCGAACGGCATCACCACAAACGTAATTGCCGCAGGCTACATTGAGGATACGGACCTGTTCCACGGTGGCATGCGCGATGAACGACGGGCAAAACTCATCGCTGCCACGCACGACAAACGCGCAGGGGACGCCGCCGATATCGCTGCAACTGCGTTCTTTCTGGCGTCACCGGGTGCCCGACATATCACCGGGCAAACCATCCACGTCAACGGGGGCGCACACACCACTCGCTGA
- a CDS encoding DUF4193 family protein, whose amino-acid sequence MAADYDELRSDVKESQEQSLQALQSASAPTAKSVVRELDETEGLDAEGPGGEIVAEELVVHVVPQGNDEFMCNSCFLVRHRSQIARTKNGLSYCVDCEG is encoded by the coding sequence GTGGCAGCTGATTACGACGAACTTCGCTCGGACGTGAAGGAGTCGCAGGAGCAGTCCCTGCAGGCATTGCAGTCGGCCAGTGCGCCGACGGCCAAGAGCGTTGTGAGGGAACTGGATGAGACCGAAGGGCTCGACGCCGAAGGGCCCGGCGGTGAAATAGTCGCGGAGGAACTCGTCGTTCACGTCGTTCCTCAGGGCAACGACGAATTCATGTGCAACTCCTGCTTCCTGGTACGTCACCGTTCCCAGATTGCGAGGACGAAAAACGGGCTCTCCTACTGTGTGGACTGCGAAGGCTGA
- a CDS encoding NADPH-dependent FMN reductase, producing the protein MKILGISGSTRADSFNSALIRMVAANLPEHNVEVETNLAALPFYNADIEAREIPDAVENLRQLTAESDMVVIATPEYNGTTPGVLMNAVEWLSRPHRSSALAMKPTLVISASPTPGGGGRSAAHLRSVLERIGADVSPAEFAVPRAYGALNPETAEYRETSQRLDTLLRTVAAQSPALAG; encoded by the coding sequence ATGAAGATCTTGGGTATCTCGGGTTCCACCAGGGCGGATTCGTTCAATAGTGCGCTGATCCGCATGGTCGCAGCCAACCTCCCAGAGCATAACGTCGAGGTGGAGACGAACCTCGCTGCGCTGCCCTTTTACAACGCCGATATCGAAGCTCGCGAAATACCGGATGCCGTTGAAAACCTGCGGCAGCTGACAGCCGAAAGTGACATGGTGGTCATAGCAACTCCCGAATACAACGGCACAACACCCGGCGTACTCATGAACGCCGTCGAGTGGCTGTCCCGCCCGCACCGCAGCAGTGCCCTCGCGATGAAGCCGACCCTAGTGATCAGCGCATCACCCACGCCGGGTGGCGGAGGTCGCTCCGCCGCGCATCTGCGCAGCGTTCTGGAACGCATTGGCGCTGACGTCAGTCCCGCTGAGTTCGCAGTTCCCAGGGCCTACGGCGCCTTGAACCCGGAAACCGCTGAATACAGGGAGACCTCGCAGCGCCTGGATACGCTCCTTCGGACCGTTGCAGCTCAGTCGCCTGCCCTCGCTGGATAA
- a CDS encoding PP2C family protein-serine/threonine phosphatase, with amino-acid sequence MTLAFQAAGRSWQGAHRDNNEDSFLTSESAIAVADGVGGHAGGEVASAMVIQNLAAVIQSMRGRELSENQVRETIATANFGVSLRVRHDEALTGMSTTLSALFRGDGGLLLAHIGDSRAYLLRGTQVHQVSRDDSYIQDLLDAQKITAADSRRHPMRSVVLKVLSGDNSSPTSSVGLSRHEALDGDRWLLCSDGLTDYVPIELVEETLSAGLDPEATADILIALAGQHDSRDNITLVVCDVVNRTTTTAAVQVGGAALELYGALPAPGMR; translated from the coding sequence ATGACACTCGCATTTCAAGCGGCTGGTCGTTCCTGGCAAGGAGCACACCGGGACAATAACGAGGACTCATTTCTTACGTCAGAGTCCGCTATCGCCGTAGCGGATGGTGTGGGCGGGCATGCCGGTGGCGAGGTCGCGTCGGCAATGGTGATTCAGAATCTGGCCGCGGTCATCCAGTCGATGCGCGGCCGTGAGCTCAGTGAGAACCAGGTTCGGGAAACGATCGCGACGGCGAACTTCGGCGTGTCCCTGCGGGTGAGGCATGACGAGGCGCTGACAGGCATGTCGACCACCTTGTCGGCACTGTTCCGTGGCGACGGCGGCCTGCTGCTGGCTCATATCGGCGACTCGCGTGCGTACCTGCTGCGGGGGACGCAAGTCCACCAGGTTTCCAGGGACGATTCATACATCCAGGACCTTCTTGATGCCCAAAAGATCACCGCCGCGGACTCGCGAAGGCACCCGATGCGGTCAGTGGTTCTGAAGGTGCTCTCCGGTGACAACAGCAGTCCGACATCCTCCGTGGGTTTGTCCCGCCATGAAGCACTGGATGGCGACCGCTGGCTTCTGTGCAGCGACGGCTTGACGGACTACGTGCCGATCGAACTGGTGGAAGAGACGCTGTCGGCAGGGCTTGACCCCGAAGCCACCGCCGACATTCTCATCGCCCTGGCCGGCCAACACGACAGCCGGGACAACATCACACTGGTCGTGTGCGATGTGGTGAACAGGACGACGACGACGGCGGCAGTCCAGGTGGGTGGCGCGGCGTTGGAACTGTACGGAGCACTTCCCGCTCCGGGTATGCGCTGA
- a CDS encoding MarR family winged helix-turn-helix transcriptional regulator, translating to MTEDEVRSLNAAIRTIGMRHRALASAALARIGLAVGQETVIMELARRGPRSQAQLAVAAGCEPPTMTAAVRRMEANGIIRREPSAEDRRAVVVNLTDQGRGVAEQLSSVWRDIAEETTAGLARTEVSDLIDALGDLAQSLKGRSVPVE from the coding sequence ATGACTGAAGACGAAGTGCGATCACTCAATGCGGCCATCCGCACCATCGGAATGCGGCATCGCGCCTTAGCGAGTGCCGCACTCGCCCGAATCGGACTGGCGGTTGGCCAGGAGACCGTGATTATGGAGCTAGCCCGTCGTGGCCCGCGCAGTCAGGCCCAGCTTGCCGTCGCCGCAGGATGTGAGCCCCCCACCATGACTGCGGCAGTTCGCCGGATGGAAGCCAATGGCATCATTCGGCGGGAACCATCCGCTGAGGACCGCCGCGCCGTCGTCGTAAATCTCACTGATCAGGGACGGGGAGTAGCCGAGCAGCTCTCATCGGTCTGGCGTGACATCGCCGAAGAAACCACAGCCGGGTTGGCCAGAACAGAAGTCTCCGACCTGATCGATGCGCTCGGTGATCTCGCCCAGAGCCTGAAGGGCCGCTCCGTACCCGTGGAATAG
- a CDS encoding LysE family transporter gives MSVAFLLTTLVIVATPGTGALYTIAAGMARGTRASLVAAFGCTLGVVPHMVAAITGLAALLNASAIAFQTIKYLGVVYLLYLAWQTWRDKSSLEVDARSAPASDWNVIRSAILINVLNPKLTIFFFAFLPQFVRPAEPDAWLHMAGLSLVFMGVTLVIFGAYGLFAAAMRKYVITRPRVVTWMRRTFAATYVALAGRLALQER, from the coding sequence GTGAGCGTCGCGTTTCTACTGACCACACTCGTGATTGTGGCGACGCCGGGCACCGGAGCCCTGTACACGATTGCCGCCGGCATGGCCCGCGGAACCCGGGCAAGTCTGGTCGCGGCGTTCGGCTGCACCCTGGGCGTTGTTCCGCATATGGTTGCCGCGATTACCGGGCTCGCCGCGCTCCTCAACGCCAGCGCCATCGCGTTCCAGACCATCAAGTACCTTGGCGTGGTCTACCTGCTCTATCTCGCCTGGCAGACCTGGCGCGACAAAAGCTCTCTCGAGGTGGACGCGCGTTCGGCGCCTGCGTCCGACTGGAACGTCATCCGCTCGGCGATCCTCATCAACGTGCTGAACCCGAAGCTTACGATCTTCTTTTTCGCGTTCCTCCCGCAGTTTGTCCGTCCGGCCGAACCGGACGCCTGGCTTCACATGGCCGGTCTCAGCCTGGTTTTCATGGGCGTCACACTGGTGATTTTCGGGGCGTATGGATTGTTCGCAGCCGCCATGAGGAAGTACGTGATCACCCGGCCGAGAGTAGTGACGTGGATGCGCCGCACATTTGCCGCAACGTACGTTGCCCTTGCCGGACGGCTGGCCCTTCAGGAGCGTTGA
- a CDS encoding MarR family winged helix-turn-helix transcriptional regulator translates to MQQVGEIGGSDEEATSVAGIAAAWKRELPGVDVSSIHIVTPILRLTKRVREGRDRVLLEAGLDASTLDLLSVLRRSGAPYQLSTRQITERTLVSAGAISQRITRAEEGGLVQRSRGEYGKTVIVTLTKRGHALVENGAAAVLKSDAELLAGVDPGELAMLAELLGKLQRVGA, encoded by the coding sequence ATGCAACAAGTCGGAGAAATAGGCGGATCTGATGAGGAAGCCACATCCGTAGCTGGTATTGCCGCGGCCTGGAAACGCGAACTCCCGGGCGTGGACGTTTCCTCCATTCACATCGTCACGCCGATACTGCGACTCACCAAGCGGGTCAGGGAAGGGCGGGATCGCGTTCTGCTGGAGGCCGGACTGGACGCTTCGACGCTGGATCTCCTAAGCGTGCTGCGTAGATCTGGCGCGCCGTATCAGTTATCGACCCGTCAGATCACCGAGCGCACGCTGGTCAGCGCGGGGGCTATCTCGCAGCGCATCACGCGTGCTGAGGAAGGTGGGCTGGTACAAAGGAGTCGTGGTGAATACGGCAAAACCGTCATCGTGACGCTTACGAAGCGAGGGCACGCCTTGGTCGAGAATGGGGCGGCAGCCGTCCTGAAATCAGATGCCGAACTGCTGGCGGGTGTAGACCCGGGGGAGCTCGCCATGCTGGCAGAGTTGCTGGGCAAACTGCAACGGGTCGGCGCTTGA
- a CDS encoding methyltransferase domain-containing protein gives MTTADVSHAYSQRADEYVAAVGHIEAVHPADLELVREWAAGLEGELIDAGCGPGHWTSFLQDHGASVEGVDLVPTFISQAKARYPGVPFRVGTLDDLKAPDASLGGILAWYSIIHMTPAEVAAALREFARCVWPGGGLLLGFFEGLQLESFPHAVVPAYYWPIEELSRRLSAAGFETVETHSRVGPGHRPHGAIAARRFDHSQKDENAHAS, from the coding sequence GTGACGACTGCCGATGTGAGCCACGCCTACTCACAGCGCGCGGATGAGTACGTTGCCGCCGTCGGACACATCGAGGCAGTCCATCCCGCTGATCTGGAGCTTGTCCGCGAATGGGCAGCCGGCCTGGAAGGCGAACTGATTGACGCCGGATGCGGTCCTGGACACTGGACGAGCTTCCTTCAGGATCATGGCGCGTCGGTTGAGGGTGTCGACCTGGTACCGACATTCATTTCGCAAGCGAAAGCACGCTACCCGGGTGTTCCTTTCAGGGTGGGTACGCTTGATGACCTGAAAGCTCCCGACGCGTCGCTTGGCGGCATCCTCGCCTGGTATTCCATCATCCACATGACTCCTGCGGAGGTGGCCGCAGCACTACGCGAATTCGCGCGATGTGTGTGGCCGGGCGGCGGACTGCTCCTAGGTTTCTTCGAAGGGCTGCAGCTAGAGAGCTTTCCCCACGCTGTTGTCCCGGCGTACTACTGGCCCATTGAGGAGTTGTCCCGTCGCCTGAGTGCCGCCGGGTTTGAGACGGTCGAAACTCATTCGCGGGTTGGTCCTGGGCATCGCCCGCACGGAGCTATTGCCGCCCGACGCTTTGACCACTCACAGAAGGATGAGAACGCCCATGCCAGTTGA
- a CDS encoding alpha/beta hydrolase: MGGPAALVGQSMGGHTAMLVAAHRPDLVSRLLLLESDAGRGTEAEHQELGAYFSSWPTPFRDQLEARSFLGDGPLQRAWVEDLEMRPDGLHPRFDADVMVETMRAVAVPRWEEWERVACPTTVVYGSNGMFSEEERSAFASKAPVIRRVNLPGAGHDAHLDSPPAWKAELRAFLDLCDG, from the coding sequence ATCGGAGGTCCGGCCGCGCTCGTCGGGCAATCGATGGGTGGTCACACCGCGATGCTCGTGGCGGCCCACCGCCCGGACCTGGTTAGCCGGTTACTGCTGCTCGAATCTGACGCGGGGCGGGGGACGGAGGCGGAGCATCAGGAGTTGGGAGCCTACTTTTCATCATGGCCCACACCGTTTCGCGATCAGTTGGAAGCTCGAAGCTTCCTTGGCGACGGTCCGCTCCAGCGAGCGTGGGTCGAAGACCTGGAGATGAGGCCAGATGGATTGCATCCACGCTTCGATGCCGACGTCATGGTCGAGACCATGCGGGCAGTTGCGGTACCGCGGTGGGAAGAGTGGGAAAGGGTCGCCTGCCCCACAACCGTGGTGTATGGCAGCAACGGCATGTTTTCCGAGGAGGAGCGGAGTGCATTCGCGTCGAAGGCGCCCGTCATCCGACGGGTAAACCTTCCTGGCGCCGGACATGACGCCCATCTGGATTCCCCGCCCGCCTGGAAAGCTGAGTTACGCGCTTTCCTGGATCTCTGCGATGGTTAG
- a CDS encoding VOC family protein, with the protein MPVDRYDAAPADTPFKLGLHHILLAIPAGSEDECRAFYVGVLGLTEVEKPADLAARGGLWVRGDNLEVHLGVEEDFTPQKKAHPGILVQNLNDLAARVEAHGLTPKWDDGFPGMRRFYLNDNNGNRLEFLSPQ; encoded by the coding sequence ATGCCAGTTGACCGCTACGACGCCGCGCCTGCCGATACTCCATTCAAGCTAGGACTGCATCACATACTGCTCGCAATTCCGGCAGGCAGTGAGGACGAGTGCCGGGCGTTCTACGTCGGCGTCCTCGGCCTCACGGAAGTTGAGAAGCCTGCGGACCTCGCCGCACGAGGTGGTCTGTGGGTGCGCGGCGACAACCTTGAAGTGCATCTCGGCGTCGAGGAAGACTTCACGCCGCAGAAGAAGGCCCATCCGGGCATTCTCGTCCAAAACCTTAATGACCTCGCCGCCAGAGTAGAGGCACACGGACTGACGCCCAAGTGGGACGACGGCTTCCCCGGGATGCGACGCTTCTACCTGAATGACAACAACGGCAACCGGCTCGAGTTCCTCTCGCCACAGTAA
- a CDS encoding NAD(P)H-binding protein codes for MILVTGVSGQLGAAVFAHLTKLGADVVGGTRRSADVPDTRQIDFDDDATLHFEDVDTLVFISAGADEDDTVIERHRRVIDAAERDGVEHITYTSLATGGDHLAFALAHRWTERRLMAGSTPWTILRNGLYAELVGHLLTPNDDGVITAPFGEAPIAAVARQDLAEAAALVALAPARHSGRTYNLVGARPFSAGDVAGIIGATYRPASLKDLRAELADVELLPFQPAMLHSIHSAATHGFLREPGTDLAKVLGRVPTEPLPVAAAVARRGE; via the coding sequence ATGATTTTGGTAACCGGTGTCTCAGGCCAGCTGGGTGCCGCTGTCTTTGCGCACCTCACAAAGCTAGGCGCCGACGTCGTTGGCGGCACCCGCCGGAGTGCTGATGTCCCGGACACAAGGCAGATTGATTTCGACGACGATGCCACCCTCCACTTCGAAGACGTCGACACGCTGGTCTTCATTTCCGCGGGCGCCGACGAGGACGACACCGTCATCGAACGCCATCGACGGGTCATCGATGCGGCGGAACGCGATGGTGTGGAGCACATCACCTATACCAGCCTCGCCACGGGAGGTGACCACCTTGCGTTCGCGTTGGCCCACCGCTGGACTGAGCGGCGGCTGATGGCCGGGTCGACCCCGTGGACCATCCTGCGCAATGGGCTGTACGCAGAACTTGTGGGACACCTTCTTACCCCGAACGACGACGGCGTCATCACTGCGCCATTCGGAGAGGCGCCGATTGCCGCCGTGGCCAGGCAGGATCTTGCCGAAGCAGCGGCTTTGGTTGCGCTTGCGCCCGCGCGGCACAGCGGCCGCACCTATAACCTCGTAGGCGCCCGCCCGTTTTCTGCCGGCGATGTCGCGGGGATCATAGGGGCAACGTATCGGCCGGCGTCCCTCAAGGATCTTCGAGCCGAACTGGCTGACGTGGAGCTACTCCCGTTTCAGCCAGCCATGCTTCACTCCATCCACAGCGCCGCGACACATGGATTCCTACGGGAGCCGGGAACGGACCTGGCGAAGGTACTCGGTCGTGTGCCAACCGAGCCGCTCCCGGTGGCCGCTGCTGTTGCGCGACGGGGCGAATAG
- a CDS encoding alkene reductase — MLFSPMTLGDLELPNRLVMAPLTRCRSGEDGVPGAIVVEHYRQRATLGLIVSEGTYPSHVGQGFPGQPGLVTDEQIQGWAKVTEAVHSEGGRIFAQVMHAGRVTHEDTNGGHNVVGPSAIAIEGMTRTYKGKQPYPVPHGLTRDELPGVIQEFVQGSLNAIKAGFDGVELHAANGYLLHEFLSPAANQRDDEYGGSPANRARFVIEVTEAVVAAIGAERVGIRISPEHNVQGATELDHEDSRQTYALLAEALSPLSLAYLSVLHREPAGELVQELRRRFNGTFLLNTGFSVMTTRDEAISLVADGLADAVVVGRPAIANPDLARRWKEDLPVNEPNQATFYSAGAEGYTDYPVYQPA, encoded by the coding sequence GTGCTCTTCTCCCCGATGACCCTTGGTGATCTGGAACTGCCGAACCGTTTAGTAATGGCTCCGCTCACAAGGTGCCGCTCCGGTGAGGACGGCGTGCCCGGCGCGATCGTCGTCGAGCATTACCGCCAACGCGCCACACTGGGGCTGATCGTCAGTGAAGGCACTTACCCCAGCCATGTCGGGCAGGGCTTTCCCGGACAGCCCGGTCTCGTGACTGATGAGCAGATCCAGGGCTGGGCCAAGGTCACCGAAGCCGTCCACAGTGAGGGCGGCCGGATCTTCGCCCAGGTGATGCATGCCGGCCGGGTCACGCATGAGGACACCAATGGGGGCCACAACGTGGTCGGCCCCAGCGCCATCGCGATCGAGGGCATGACCCGCACCTACAAGGGCAAGCAACCGTATCCGGTCCCGCACGGCCTCACCAGGGACGAACTCCCCGGTGTGATTCAGGAGTTTGTGCAGGGCTCGCTCAACGCGATCAAGGCCGGGTTCGACGGCGTTGAGCTGCACGCTGCCAACGGATACCTGCTGCACGAGTTCCTTTCCCCCGCCGCCAACCAGCGCGACGACGAGTACGGCGGCTCACCTGCGAACCGTGCCCGCTTCGTGATTGAAGTGACCGAAGCCGTCGTTGCCGCGATCGGCGCCGAGCGCGTGGGTATCAGGATCTCGCCCGAGCACAACGTCCAGGGAGCTACCGAACTCGATCACGAAGACTCCCGGCAGACCTACGCGTTGCTGGCCGAGGCCCTGTCGCCCCTCAGCCTCGCCTACCTGAGCGTGCTCCACCGTGAGCCTGCCGGTGAACTCGTGCAGGAACTGCGCCGGCGCTTCAACGGCACTTTCCTCCTGAACACCGGCTTCAGCGTGATGACCACCCGAGATGAGGCGATCTCACTGGTTGCGGATGGGCTGGCAGACGCCGTCGTCGTCGGTCGCCCGGCGATTGCCAACCCTGATCTGGCGCGCCGCTGGAAGGAAGATCTGCCGGTCAACGAACCGAACCAGGCCACCTTCTACAGTGCCGGCGCCGAGGGCTACACGGATTATCCCGTCTACCAGCCGGCCTAG
- a CDS encoding DoxX family protein — MSALPDPVWPVVVLAVIQLVDGLLCLKPVPFIAQCFTDVRFPRRFWWVAAPIKFAAVVGLVAGIWVPYLGLITTIALVVYFIAAISMHIAARDFGRNLFVNASGMLVICIATLVFSFLV; from the coding sequence ATGTCAGCGCTACCAGACCCGGTGTGGCCCGTCGTCGTACTCGCGGTCATTCAGCTTGTTGACGGCCTGCTGTGCCTGAAACCGGTGCCGTTCATTGCGCAGTGCTTCACCGATGTGCGCTTTCCCAGGCGGTTCTGGTGGGTGGCGGCACCGATCAAGTTCGCCGCCGTCGTCGGGCTGGTGGCGGGGATCTGGGTCCCATACTTGGGGTTGATCACAACGATTGCGCTGGTGGTGTACTTCATTGCCGCCATCAGCATGCATATAGCCGCGCGGGATTTTGGCCGCAACCTGTTTGTCAACGCGAGCGGAATGCTGGTGATCTGCATTGCGACGCTGGTGTTCAGTTTCCTCGTCTAG